The genomic stretch CTTTTTTGAAATCTTAACCGCAAATAGAAGCTATGTTGTTTATGCATTAAAAGAAAACAACGACTTAAAAAGTTTAAAATACCTAAAGGAGTTACGTGAAGATTATAAAATTTTTGTTAGCAATATTGGTATCGAAAAAATTGACCTTAAGCAAGAAAAGCTAGAAAAAATACAAAGTAAAACTATACAAGAATCTTCTTGGTTGCAGTTAATTGTTACCATGAAATTTTGGTTAGACGACACCTCTCCTTCTTTTGAAAAGACGGATATATTTATTGAAAAATCTATTAATGCCAGGTTTGATTTAATTGATGTAAAACCCTTAAAAAGCATTATCGATTTTGGAAAATTTATACTTAAAGAAAAAATTAACTTTAATTAATACCAATGAAAACAATAGACTCTATACCGACTTCAAAAATTCAAAGAGCTTCTAAATTAGTTACTACAGGTGCTAAAATCGGAGTTAATTATTTAAAGTATTATGGTGATAAAATCACAAAATCAGAAGGAGAAGCAAAAGCAAAGTTAAACGAAAACAATGCAGAAGATATTTATGATGGCTTAAAACAATTAAAAGGAAGTGCACTAAAAGTAGCGCAAATGTTAAGCATGGAAAAAAGTATTTTGCCACAAGCTTATGTAGAAAAATTTTCCTTATCACAATTTTCTGTTC from Polaribacter marinaquae encodes the following:
- a CDS encoding TetR family transcriptional regulator C-terminal domain-containing protein; translation: MARKKNITKDNLISWYMEFVLENNHDPKTVFSFAKENNFEEADFYKFYGSFEAIKESIFSEFFNHTIKILAKSEDYPTYDARNKLLSFYFTFFEILTANRSYVVYALKENNDLKSLKYLKELREDYKIFVSNIGIEKIDLKQEKLEKIQSKTIQESSWLQLIVTMKFWLDDTSPSFEKTDIFIEKSINARFDLIDVKPLKSIIDFGKFILKEKINFN